CCCTCATCCTACGGGGTTCCTGCCTTACCGGCCGCGCATCAGGTCGGACCAGCGCTGGATGAACCGCTGCCGATCCACTTCCAGCACGACGCTGGCGTTGGCGTGCTCGTGCTCGATCCACGGGCGGAAGTCGCCGACGGTCATGCCGCGCGTGTGCGTTCCCGTCAGCTCGACGTCGACGCGCACCGTGCGGGCATCCAGCACCAGCGACGGGTCGGCGGCGATCCCGAGCGTCAGCGCGTCGTGCATGGCGCACTCCCGCCGACCGCGCCGCGAACCGTAGATGTCGAGGTAGTTCTGGGTGATGGCGTGCAGATGCTTGCCGGCCACCGTGCCGCTGTCGCGCAGCTCGTCCAGCAGCGAGCCGGGGATCATCGTCTTGTCGGTCACGTCCAGCCCGACGGCCGTGACCGGCCAGCCGGCGTCGAACACGACCTGGGCGGCCTCCGGATCGTGCCAGATGTTGGCCTCGCCGAAGCGGTCGGCGTTGCCGTGGACGGTGAACGCGCCGCCCATCAGCACGACGCCCTTGTAGAGCTTCGCGATCTCGGGATCGGCCAGGACGGCCGTCGCGACGTTGGTGAGCGGGCCGGTCGGCACCAGGATCAGCTCGTGAGGGTGCTCGTGGGCCAGCCGCACGATCAGCTGCGCCGCCGACTCGGAGACCGGCTGCAAGGTCGGATCGGGCAGGTTGGTGTTGCCCTGGCCGTCGAAGCCGTGGATCGGGTTCGCTGGTGGCGGCCACTTCGGGTAGACCAGCGGCTTGGCTGCCCCCTTGGCCACGGGGATGCCTGGGCGATCCATCATCTCGAGCAGGCGCAGGGTGTTCCTGGTTGTGAGGTCAACGCTGATGTTGCCCCAGACGCAGGTCAGCCCGACGACATCGATCTCCGGCGCGAGCAGCCCGTAGAAGATCGCCATCGTATCGTCGACGCCGGTGTCGCAGTCGATGACGACGCGGACGGGATCGCGGTCAGCCATGTGCGGTTACCACCTGTCTACAAGCTTGGGAACAGAGACAGCCCCTCACCCCCGCCCCCCTCTCCCGTGTGCGGGAGAGGGGGCGGGGGGTGAGGGGCCCGCGGCGCCGGGTGAGGGACTCGCCTCACTTCATACCGGAGAGGACCGCGCCCCGGAAGTAGTAGCGCTGTCCGAAGAGGAAGAGGATCAGCACCGGGAAGACGGCCACCACCAGCCCGGCGAACGTCCGGCCCCAGTACACCGTGCGATCCGACGTCTGGCTGGCGATCATCACCTGGATCACCTGCAAGTCCAGCGAGCTGGTGGCGATCAGCGGCCAGTAGAACAGGTTCCAGATGAACTGGAACTCGATCAGCGCGGCCGTCGCGATGGCCGGCAGGGCGTTCGGGAAGATGATCTTCCAGAGGATCGCCCAGTAGGACGCGCCGTCCACCAGGGCCGCCTCGTCCAGATCCTTCGGGATGCCGCCCAGGAACTGCGTCAGCATGAA
This sequence is a window from Chloroflexota bacterium. Protein-coding genes within it:
- a CDS encoding nucleoside hydrolase codes for the protein MADRDPVRVVIDCDTGVDDTMAIFYGLLAPEIDVVGLTCVWGNISVDLTTRNTLRLLEMMDRPGIPVAKGAAKPLVYPKWPPPANPIHGFDGQGNTNLPDPTLQPVSESAAQLIVRLAHEHPHELILVPTGPLTNVATAVLADPEIAKLYKGVVLMGGAFTVHGNADRFGEANIWHDPEAAQVVFDAGWPVTAVGLDVTDKTMIPGSLLDELRDSGTVAGKHLHAITQNYLDIYGSRRGRRECAMHDALTLGIAADPSLVLDARTVRVDVELTGTHTRGMTVGDFRPWIEHEHANASVVLEVDRQRFIQRWSDLMRGR